GGTGGCGGACAACGCCGCCCGCGCTTTCGGTGAATGGAGGGCGGATTGGCCGATATTACCACCCCGAACCAGATGACCCCACAGCCGTCCACGACCGCGAAGCGCAGGCTGACCGGCGGGATCGGTTTGCACTGGCTGGGTCTGGTGCCGTTCATGCTGTTCTGCATGTTGTTCCTGATCTTTCCGGTCCTGTACCTGATCAACGGCGCGTTCCAGACGCCTGACGGGCGCTATTCACTGGAGACGATCCTGTCGTTACGCGATCCGCAATTCCTGACCTCTTACTGGCTGTCGCTGCGGCTGAGCTTCGTCTCCGCTGCTATGGGGGCGATTTTCGGTCTGCTGCTGTGCTGTGCATTGCTTCTGGGCGGTTTGCCGGGCTGGGTCCGGCGCGCCTTCATGACGTTTTCCGGTGTCGCCTCGAACTTCGCGGGGGTGCCGCTGGCCTTCGCCTTTATCGCCACGCTGGGCCGTTTGGGTCTGGTCACGCTGCTGCTGCGCGATCTGTTCGGGATCAATATCTACGCGGCCGGGTTCAGCCTGTTTTCCTTCTGGGGGCTGGCGCTGACCTATCTTTATTTCCAGTTGCCGCTGATGCTGCTGATGATCACACCCTCGATCGAGGGGCTGCGCAGCGAATGGCGCGAAGCCGCTGAGAGCCTCGGTGCATCCGGTCGCGAATACTGGCAGCGCGTGGCACTGCCGATCCTGATGCCATCGGTCATGGGCTGTTTTCTGCTGCTGTTCGCAAACGCCTTCGGCACGCTGGCCACAACCTATGCCCTGACCTCGTCCAACTTCCCGGTCGTGCCGATCGTGCTGTTCCAGCAGATCCGCGGCAATGTGCTGTATAACCCCAATCTCGGCTATGCGATTGCGCTTGGCATGATCGTCATCATGGCGTTCTCCAACACGCTGTATTTCATCCTGCGCCGTCGGGCCGAAAGGTGGCAGAAATGAAGCTGACCCGTGTCCTTTCCGTTTTCATGGTGATTTTCGCGGCACTCTTCTTCCTCGTGCCGCTCTTCGCCACCTTCAACTTCTCCCTGCGGATGGAGCGGGATCAGCTTTCCTTCGCCGCCTATCGCTCGGTGCTGGAAAGCAATACCTTCATCGACGCGCTCAGCTTCTCCGCCCTTGCCTCGCTTCTGGCAATCCTGTTCGGCATCCTGCTGGTGGTGCCGACCGCTTATTGGGTGCGGCTGAAACTGCCCGCGATGCGCCCGGTGACGGAGTTCCTCAGCCTGATGCCGCTGATCATTCCGCCGGTGGTTCTGGTGTTCGGCTATGTCCGCATCTACGGCACCGATTCCTTCCTGCCGCTGACCATGACGCAGCTTGGCACGAATGCGCTGCTGGTCGTCGGCTATGTGGTGCTGTCGCTGCCTTATATGTATCGCGCCGTCGATAACGGCATGGCCGCCATCGACATCGGCACGCTGACGGAAGCCGCCGAAAGCCTTGGCGCATCGCGTGCCCGCACGGTCACCGGGGTGATCTTCCCCAATGTCCGCTCTGCCATCGTGTCGGGCGCCTTCCTGACCTTCTCCATCTCGCTGGGCGAGTTCGTCATCACCAGCCTGCTCAGCCGTCCGGGCTTCGGGCCTTACATGGTCCAGATCGGGCAGGATTACGCCTACCAGCCTGCCGCCATCGCCATCATGGCATTTGCGTTTACCTGGGTCTGCATGGCGCTGATGGCATTCTTCGCCACCCGTAAACCGGGACAGGGCATTCTTCCGGGCTTTCTGAAAAGGGCCAAAACATGAGCTTTCTGACACTGACCTCCATCACCAAGAGCTTCGGGCCGAACACGGTCGTGCGCGACTTCAACCTGTCGGTCGACAAGGGCGAGTTCGTGTCCTTCCTCGGGCCGTCGGGCTGCGGCAAGACCACGGTGCTGCGTATGATCGCAGGCTTCGAGACGCCGACCTCCGGCGAAATCCTTGTCGATGGCAAGGACGTGACCGCGCTCCCCGCCTCCCGCCGGAGAATCGGGATGGTGTTTCAGGCCTACGCGCTTTTCCCGAACATGACCGTGCACGAAAATGTCGCCTTCGGCCTGAAAATCGCCAAGATGGACAAGGCGGCCATCGACGCCCGCGTGCGCGAGATGCTGGAACTGATCGCGCTCGACCATCTGGGCAACCGCTACCCCTATCAGCTGTCCGGCGGTCAGCAGCAGCGCGTGGCGCTTGCCCGCGCGTTGGCCCCGCAGCCGCATCTGCTGCTGCTGGATGAGCCGCTTTCGGCGCTCGATGCCAAGGTCCGCGTCTCGCTTCGCGACGATATTCGCGCCATTCAGCGTGAGTTGGGTATTACGGCGATTTTCGTGACCCACGATCAGGAGGAGGCGCTGTCGATCTCCGACCGGGTCGTCGTCATGCATCAGGGCCGCGCCGATCAGATCGGCACCCCGGCAGAGATCTATAACCGTCCCGCCACCCGCTTCGTCGCCAGCTTCGTCGGCCATCTGAACACGTTT
The genomic region above belongs to Paracoccus sp. SCSIO 75233 and contains:
- a CDS encoding ABC transporter permease subunit is translated as MTPQPSTTAKRRLTGGIGLHWLGLVPFMLFCMLFLIFPVLYLINGAFQTPDGRYSLETILSLRDPQFLTSYWLSLRLSFVSAAMGAIFGLLLCCALLLGGLPGWVRRAFMTFSGVASNFAGVPLAFAFIATLGRLGLVTLLLRDLFGINIYAAGFSLFSFWGLALTYLYFQLPLMLLMITPSIEGLRSEWREAAESLGASGREYWQRVALPILMPSVMGCFLLLFANAFGTLATTYALTSSNFPVVPIVLFQQIRGNVLYNPNLGYAIALGMIVIMAFSNTLYFILRRRAERWQK
- a CDS encoding ABC transporter permease is translated as MKLTRVLSVFMVIFAALFFLVPLFATFNFSLRMERDQLSFAAYRSVLESNTFIDALSFSALASLLAILFGILLVVPTAYWVRLKLPAMRPVTEFLSLMPLIIPPVVLVFGYVRIYGTDSFLPLTMTQLGTNALLVVGYVVLSLPYMYRAVDNGMAAIDIGTLTEAAESLGASRARTVTGVIFPNVRSAIVSGAFLTFSISLGEFVITSLLSRPGFGPYMVQIGQDYAYQPAAIAIMAFAFTWVCMALMAFFATRKPGQGILPGFLKRAKT
- a CDS encoding ABC transporter ATP-binding protein encodes the protein MSFLTLTSITKSFGPNTVVRDFNLSVDKGEFVSFLGPSGCGKTTVLRMIAGFETPTSGEILVDGKDVTALPASRRRIGMVFQAYALFPNMTVHENVAFGLKIAKMDKAAIDARVREMLELIALDHLGNRYPYQLSGGQQQRVALARALAPQPHLLLLDEPLSALDAKVRVSLRDDIRAIQRELGITAIFVTHDQEEALSISDRVVVMHQGRADQIGTPAEIYNRPATRFVASFVGHLNTFDARMENDASLEFAGRRFPAMDQLRLLASDGAVDGKIDGPVTVALRPEALSFQPRRAGDLAIEGRVVYSDFLGSVVRARVDVGGKPVSVDMFNSIDAALPQPGNDTELYFSPDDLLVLPK